The DNA window ATACGAACGGTGCCAAGCTGAGGAATTTTGATCCACTCACCCTTATCATTGGCGTAGCCAAAACCATCCGAGCCAATCACCGCTCCCGATTGAATCAGGCAGTCTGTACCGATTTGTACTTGATGATAAATAGTGACATTAGCCCAAAGCTTCGTGTTGTTGCCTAACTTGGCGTTCTTGCCGACAAAACAGCCTGCACCAATAATGACGTTGTCGCCAAGCTCAACCCCGCTTTCAATCACGGCGTTAGCTCCCACGGCAACGTTTTGCCCGAGTTTAGCATCCGCCGCAATCACCGCGGACGGCGCGATGCCCTCTGCGGGTTTAGGTGTGGAGTCTAATGCTTGTGCCACTTTAGCAAAAGCGACATAAGGGTCATTTACCACCAGCGCATTGCCAGTGCAATGCATGAGCTGATCGGCTTTAACCATCACTACCGTGGCACGGCAGTCAGCTAAGTGTTTGGCGTATTTGGGATTCGACAGAAAGGTCACGTCCCCTTCTTGTGCCTTATCCATTGGAGCTACCTGCGATACGGTTACCGTTGCATCGCCGTGTAACTCTCCCCCGGTTATTGTTGCTAATTCAGCTAATGTCAGTGTCATCATAAGGATTATTATTTGATTGCTTTAATCACTTTCTCTGAGATGTTGTACTCAGGATTACCATATTGAAGTGCGGTGGTATCTACCACTAAATCATAGCCTTCTTTTTCAGCGACCGCTTTCACCGCATCCTGAATCACTTTAAATAGCTTTTGCTTCTCTTCCGCTTCACGGCGAGCGCTTGCTTGCTCTAAAGCCTGTGCTTTGATTTTGTATTTGCTGTCGAGCTGGCCAATTTCAATACGCAGTTTTTCTACTTCCTCTTGACCAAGCAGCTCACCGTCACGCTTCAATTTTTCAATCTTAATCTTTGCTTCCGCTTGGATCGCTTGCAGTTTCTGCGCCTTTATCTTTGAACTCTTCCTGCAACTTCTGTAGCACCACTTCACGCTGCGGCAAAGCTTGGAATACCTGAGCGGTATTGATGTAAGCAACCTTTTGTGCCGCTTCTGCCGCATTGGCAAACATAGAAGAACTCAGAAGTAGAAGGCTAACTCCAGCCGCTTTGATCATGTTTTTCAAAATTATATCCTCTGTTTAGAAGGTTCTGCCGATTGTGAAAGTGAAGAATTCTTCGTCGTCACCTTCGTAAATTTTAACGGGTTTAGCCAAGGAGAAGACCAGTGGTCCCATCGGTGACATCCATTGCAACGCCACACCATAGGACGAGCGGTACTGAGTGGGATCTGAGTAGTCGTAGTAATATTGGTTACCGTAATCCGCGCCAGCGCTACGGTAGTCAAACTCGGTATCCCACACACTGGCCATATCAAAGAACAAACTCGTACGTACTTGATTACGTGCTTCGTCTGAAGCAAATGGCGTAGGGACAATCAGCTCTAGGCTTGCCAATGCGATAGCGTTCCCACCAACCGAATCATTGGTTGCGGTATCGGTACCATTATTTGAGCCACTATAATCACGATAGACCGCCTTTGGACCTGCCGAGTTTGAGCCAAAACCACGCAAGGTGGTAAAACCGCCTGCGTAGTAGTTCTCGTAAAATGGGAACAGGTTGTCGTTACCATCAGTTTTCCCATAGCCGTTACCATAACCTAAACGTCCGCGCAGCAGCAGGCTGAACTCGTGTTTTTTAGTCAGTGGAATGTACTGTCTCACGTCGTACTGCACTTTAAAGTACTGAACATCAGAGCCCGGCACGGTCATTTTATAAAACGCCCGTTGGTGATTACCAGCAGTAGGGAAATAAGTACGGTTGAGGTTATTGCGCGTCCACGATAACGTCACGTCAAAATCGTTGGTATTCAACGCGCCATTTGAATCGAGGTTTGCGTTCTGTGCTTGCAGAAACTGCTCAACTTGCAGATAAGGCGACAAGTTACCAATCTTGTTATGGGTATAGCCCACACCAAGTTCGAAACGGTTGAGTTCATCAAACGGGAAACCCCAAGTTAAATTGGCTCCGTAACTTTGGTTGGTATAGTCAACGATACCGGCTTCAGACGCTTCAAATTCGTTGTAAAAAACCTTCCCGCCCAAGCTGACACCATCTAGGTTCCAGTACGGGTCGCGATAATCCAAACTAATGTTCTTTTGGTACTTGTTGGTCATCGCGCTGATGCCAACACGGTTGCCGGAACCGAGGAAGTTATCTTGCTGTAGACCTATCTGAAAACTAACTCCAGATTCAGTACCAAAGCCCACCCCAAAGTTAACGCTTCCTGAGTTGGCTTCTTTGACGTTATAAACCAGATCAACCTGATCATCACTACCGGGAAACACGCACAGTTTGTACGTCCACCGTTTCAAAATAACCGAGACGATTTAAGCGACTTTTCCCCAATTCAATCGCTTTGGAGTTGAGCCAACTGCCTTCCATCTGGCGCATTTCGCGCCGTAACACTTCATCGCGCGTTGCGTTGTTGCCTGTAAAACGAATATCACGCACATAAATGCGATTGCCCGCTTCAACATGGATGACCAGCGAAACTTGCTTATTTTCATCGTCAAACTCAGGAATGGTGCTGACTTTAGGATAAGCGTAGCCTGCTTCACCTAAAACGCGTTTGATGTTCTCTTCCAGCGTGGTAACCATAGAACCGTTGTAGGTTTCACCTGACTCAAACGGTACTAACGCTTTGAACTCCTCTTCTTTACCGATCAGTTCACCGCGAAAGTTCACCTCTTTCACTGAGTAAGGTTCACCTTCTTTTAGTCCCAGCGTAATGTACACGCCTTTTTTATCGGGAGAGATGGAGACTTGGGTAGAATCCACGGCAAACTTGAGATAACCGCGATCCAAATAATAAGTTCTCAGCGCTTCAATATCGCCGGCAAGCACCTGCTTTTGGTACTTCTCGTCCGCGAGGAAATTCCACCAAGGCACATCCACGTTCAAGTTGAAACGCGACAACAGGGTTTCATCAGAGAACACTTCGTTGCCGATAAAATTAATCTGCTGAATTTTGGCAGACACACCTTCACTGAAGACAAACTTCAAATCTGCGCGATTGCGCGGCAAGGGCGTGACGACGGCTTTTACCGACGCGTTGTATTTACCTACGCTGTAGTAAAAATCTTCTAGTCCCTTTTCGATGTTACTTAACGTGGTGCGATCAAGCGCTTCACCAGCACGAATACCGGATGCGTCAAGGTTTTGCTTAAGTTGCTCCTCTTTGATCGCTTTGTTGCCAGAAAAAGAGATGCTGGCAATAGTTGGGCGCTCTTTCACTTGCACAACCAGTACATTGCCATCACGCAGCACTTTTACATCCTCAAAGTTACCGGAAGTGTAAAGTGCTCGGATAATGCCAGCAACGTCTTGCTGTTCAAGTGTATCCCCCACACGGACTGGCATTTTCAGTAGTGCTGCACCCAGTGCAACACGTTGTAAACCTTCAATTTTAATGTCTTGTACAACAAAGTTTTGGGCGCCGTTCGCGGATACGCTGGTGGCCAATAATGTTGCGAACAGAATTTGCTTGATCGCCATAATTGTTCTAATTGTTCCTTGCTACTGCTCTTTGTCTCTGAACCATCACAGACGCGTAAAATCGTTAAATAAGGCTAATGCCATAAGTGAAAAAATCACCGCAGCACCAATGCGGTAACCCATTTCCTGCACCTTTTCAGGAACAGGACGACGGATGACGGCTTCAATGGCGAAAAACAACAGGTGCCCCCCATCCAACATCGGCAATGGCACTAAGTTAATAATGCCCAAGTTGACACTGATCAACGCCAAAAAGCCGAGAAAATAGACTAAACCATAATCGGCGGTCGCCCCTGCGCCTTTAGCAATGGAAATCGGCCCACTCAGGTTGTTAAGTCCTACATCACCCGTGATCAGTTTTTTCAGCATACTGACTGTGAGATCAATTACCTGCCCCGTTTTCTCTACGGCTTTGCCGACAGATTCGATTACACCAAATTGCAAATCGAAGCGATAACTTTCTGGCCATTGTGCGACTTCTGGCGCAATCCCCGCAAAGCCGATCGCGTCACCACTTTGGGCCTCCCGGCTATCGGGTATCATGCTAAAACGTTGCGTGCTGCCACTACGCTCCACTTCAACGTCAAGAGTTTGGCCCGGATTGTTGCGCACCCAGTTTACCACTTGCTCCCAAGCCGTGATCGCTTGGCCATTTATCGAGATAAGCTTATCACCGATTTGTAGCCCTGCTCGCTCACCCGCACCGCCTTGAGATACATTCGCCAAACGGGTCATTATCTCTGGCGTGTATGGCCTAAAGCCAAGAGATTGCATCGCCGACTCGTTTCTCTGGATCAAATTCCCAGTCTCTGATGTCAACGGCTAAAGTACGCTCAAATCCAACTTCATCGGCTGGCGATACCGTCAATGTCATACTGGCATCGCCAATATGAGAGATTAACTGCATGTTAACTGATTCCCAATCGGGAGTTTTGATACCGGAAACCGCTTTAAGTTCCATGCCTGGCTCAATTCCTGCCTGAGCGACAATGGAATTGACGGTTACCTGACCAACTACGGGCTTAACGGCAGGGACGCCAATCAAAAAAACCAGCCAATAGGCAAAAATAGCGAATAGGAAATTAAAGATTGGACCAGCAGAGACAATCGCCGCACGTTTCCACAACGGCTTACGGTCAAACGCAAACTGTTTCTCTGCGTCCGTAATCTCATCAACTCGGCCATCAAGCATTTTGACATAACCACCGAGTGGAATAATAGCAATGCTATACTCCGTCCCATCTTGGCCCGTTTTACTCCAAATTGACTTGCCAAAGCCAATGGAGAATTTCTCTACTTTTACGCCACAGCGACGCGCCACCCAAAAATGACCAAATTCATGCACTGCCACCAAAATGCCCAAGGCAACAATAAAAGAGGCTAAATTCCATACAATATCCGTCATCGTACACACTCTCTAATGGCTTCAACGGCAAAAGTTCTGGCTATTTTATCCAGCTCAAGCAAGCTTTCCAAGTTATCCACATGATGAGCCGAACTCTGTTGGCAAATACGGTTGAGTACTCGCTCGTTAATACGAGCAATGTCTGTAAACTTAAGCTGATGCTCTAAGAAGGCGTGCACAGTGATTTCGTTGGCGGCATTGAGCGCTGTGGTCGCCTGTTGGCCGAGATAGCAGGCATCAATCGCCAGTTCAAGACAAGGATAACGCGCGAAGTCGGGCTGAATGAACGTTAGCTCACCGACTTGGCTGAAGTCCAATGGTTTCACGTTGGTAGGGATGCGCTCGGGGTAAGATAACGTCAACGCGATTGGGGTCACCATGTCAGGTTCTCCCATCTGCGCCAATACCGAACCATCGATGTACTGCACCATGGAATGAATCACTGACTGAGGGTGAATGATCACTTTCAGCTGCTCTTTGCTGGCATTAAACAGCCATTTGGCTTCTATGTACTCCAAGCCTTTGTTCATCATGGTGGCGGAATCGACCGAAATTTTTCGTCCCATAGACCAATTAGGGTGAGCAATCGCTTGTTCTGGGGTCACGCTTTCTAACGCTGCGACATCGGTATAACGAAATGGACCGCCGGAGCCCGTGAGTAGAATGTTGCGAATGCCGTGCATAGCGAGATCGCATCGCCCCAAACTGGTTTGCACTGCCTGTGGTAAACATTGGAAAATCGCATTATGTTCACTGTCTACTGGTAGCAATTGTGCGCCTGATTTAGCGACTTCATCGATAAAAAGTTGCCCAGACATCACCAGCGCTTCTTTGTTTGCCAGCAGAATGCGCTTACCCGCCTGAACGGCAGCCATCGTTGGCAACAAACCAGCCGCCCCGACAATCGCTGCCATCACGCAGTCGACTTCATCGAGCGATGCCACATAGCACATCGCTTCTTCCCCGGCTAAAACCTGAGTGTTTGACGCGGAACTCACCAGTAAACGTTGTAAACGCAGTGCCGCTTCATCCGTGGCCATCACCGCATACTGCGGTTGCCATTTTTCGCAAAGCTGCTGCATTTTTTCTACATTAGAACCCGCGGCTAGAGCAACCACAGTAAAGTGTTCTGGGTTTTGTTCCACCGCTTTCAGTGTGCTGTCTCCAATTGAGCCCGTAGCACCAAGAATCGTTAGCTTTTGCATAACTGAATGACCAAATAAAGAGGTAATAAAAGGGGAAAATTCCCCTTATAAGTCAGAACAATAGATAGAGAAGAGCAAAGATTGGGAACGCCGCGGTTAAGCTGTCAATACGATCCAGAATGCCACCATGCCCCGGAATCATATTGCTGCTGTCTTTGATGCCTGACTCGCGCTTGAACATGCTCTCCACCAAGTCGCCCAATACAGAAATGACCACCGTAGCGAACGTAATCAGAATCATGTGTATAGGGCTAGTAAAATGGATGTCAAACAGCTTGGAAAACACCCAACCAACCAAGATCGCAGTGATGATGCCGCCGATTAAACCTTCAACCGTTTTGTTTGGGCTAACATGCGGTGCCATTTTACGCTTACCCATACTTTTACCCGCGAAATAGGCACCACTGTCTGCGGCCCAGACCAATAAGCAGACAAACATCACTAATTTAGCGCCATGGTATGGTGAGGTATCAATTTCACTTGCGCGCAAAATGATCACGCTCCACAGAAAAGGGATCAGCGTCAGAAAACCAAATAAGTGGCGCAGTGGCTTACTGCCTTGCCATGTTTGCGTCGATTTGGGGTAAGTAACTGCAAGCACGCTGGCATAGAGCCACCATGTTGTGCCCGCACTGAGCATCAACAAGTGCGGCCAACCAATGTGGTTCAGGCTTACTGCCTCGGGAGAGATGAGAAAAAAACTGGCTACAGTAGCAATCACGGCAGGGACCATCGCTTTCACACGAGAACTGGTGCCGACAAATTGTGTCCACTCCCAAAAACCTGCGAGTAGCACTAAGGTTAACGCGACGATAAATAGCGGGAGGGACAACTGAAAAATCCCTAAGATGACTAAAGGTGCAAGAATGAGTGCGGTTATTATTCTTTGTTTCAAACTGAATGATCCTTATTGTGTACTCATCAGAGCTTTGATTTGTTCGCCCGTACAACCGAAACGTCGTTCACGATTAACAAACCAAGTGATCGCCTCCACGAGGCTATCTTCGCCGAAGTCTGGCCAATAGACCGGAGTAAAGTACATTTCTGCATAAGCCATTTGCCAGAGCATAAAATTACTGATGCGGCATTCTCCGCTCGTGCGAATCAGAAGATCGACGTCCGGCAAATCGGCCATCGTCAGAAATTGAGCAATTTTATCTTCATCAATATCGCTGGCAGCCAGCTTTCCGTGCTCTACCTGTTGCGCAAGTTTTTGCACCGCCTGAACGATATCCCACTTTCCACCATAATTCGCGGCAACATTAATTATCATTCCGGTGTTACTTGCGGTAAGTGCTTCTGCTTCGGCAATTTTCTTTTGTAGTCGTTCACTAAAGCGACGGGTGTCGCCGATGATGCGTAAACGTAAGTTATTCTTGTGTAACTTTTTGACTTCACTGGAGAGCACTGTGATAAAAAGCTCCATCAGTAAACCAACTTCGTCTTCAGGACGACGCCAGTTTCTCACTGCTGAAAGCAAAAAGTGTGATGGCTTGAATATTGAGTTTAGAGGCGGCTGCAATGGTTTTACGTACTGCACTGACACCTTTTTTATGACCAAAAACGCGTGGTTGACCTTTGGACTTGGCCCAGCGACCATTACCGTCCATGATGATGGCAATATGCTTTGGAAGAGATTCCACGAAGAGTTGAGAATTTTGCATAGAGAATTAGTCGAGTTCCATCAGTTGGACAGGGTAACACAAAAAAACGCTGTGCTGCGAGCACAGCGTTTTCCAACAGTGATGTAAACAGAAGTATTAGACTTCCATTAACTCTTTTTCTTTGGCAGCAAGAACATCATCGATCTTCTTCACTGCCGCATCGGTTAGCTTCTGAATCTCGTCTTGTGCTTTACGATCTTCATCTTCAGAGATTTCTTTATCTTTT is part of the Vibrio cidicii genome and encodes:
- the lpxD gene encoding UDP-3-O-(3-hydroxymyristoyl)glucosamine N-acyltransferase → MMTLTLAELATITGGELHGDATVTVSQVAPMDKAQEGDVTFLSNPKYAKHLADCRATVVMVKADQLMHCTGNALVVNDPYVAFAKVAQALDSTPKPAEGIAPSAVIAADAKLGQNVAVGANAVIESGVELGDNVIIGAGCFVGKNAKLGNNTKLWANVTIYHQVQIGTDCLIQSGAVIGSDGFGYANDKGEWIKIPQLGTVRIGNRVEIGACTTIDRGALDDTVIEDNVILDNQLQIAHNVHIGYGTVMPGGTIVAGSTKIGKYCAIGGASVINGHISIADGVTITGMGMVMRSIDEKGMYSSGIPLQTNKEWRKTAARVHRIDEMNKRLKAVEKCLGEQEKAE
- the ispC gene encoding 1-deoxy-D-xylulose-5-phosphate reductoisomerase; amino-acid sequence: MQKLTILGATGSIGDSTLKAVEQNPEHFTVVALAAGSNVEKMQQLCEKWQPQYAVMATDEAALRLQRLLVSSASNTQVLAGEEAMCYVASLDEVDCVMAAIVGAAGLLPTMAAVQAGKRILLANKEALVMSGQLFIDEVAKSGAQLLPVDSEHNAIFQCLPQAVQTSLGRCDLAMHGIRNILLTGSGGPFRYTDVAALESVTPEQAIAHPNWSMGRKISVDSATMMNKGLEYIEAKWLFNASKEQLKVIIHPQSVIHSMVQYIDGSVLAQMGEPDMVTPIALTLSYPERIPTNVKPLDFSQVGELTFIQPDFARYPCLELAIDACYLGQQATTALNAANEITVHAFLEHQLKFTDIARINERVLNRICQQSSAHHVDNLESLLELDKIARTFAVEAIRECVR
- a CDS encoding phosphatidate cytidylyltransferase, which codes for MKQRIITALILAPLVILGIFQLSLPLFIVALTLVLLAGFWEWTQFVGTSSRVKAMVPAVIATVASFFLISPEAVSLNHIGWPHLLMLSAGTTWWLYASVLAVTYPKSTQTWQGSKPLRHLFGFLTLIPFLWSVIILRASEIDTSPYHGAKLVMFVCLLVWAADSGAYFAGKSMGKRKMAPHVSPNKTVEGLIGGIITAILVGWVFSKLFDIHFTSPIHMILITFATVVISVLGDLVESMFKRESGIKDSSNMIPGHGGILDRIDSLTAAFPIFALLYLLF